In Oceanithermus desulfurans, a single window of DNA contains:
- a CDS encoding ABC transporter substrate-binding protein, giving the protein MKKFVFLLALLFSLALATSYPLVVTDDLGRTVTIPAEPQRIVVMLPSATETLCAVGACDRIVATDDYSNWPAEVADKPKAGGLYNPNVELIASFEPDLVITSKYGKLTEALDKLGLTTYAVNTQTFEDIFRTARNLGELVNREAEAEALVARINREVYALESQAAKAGDRPTVYYEIDATPYTVGPGSFIGTLIKKARGVNVIPAELGLFPKISPELVVEKDPAVIVLGDAPYGVTATKIAERPGWAALQAVRSGRVCELTKEQTDVVHRPGPRVAEGLRVLIDCFHPGLLGE; this is encoded by the coding sequence ATGAAGAAGTTCGTCTTCCTGTTGGCCCTCCTCTTCAGCCTGGCCCTGGCCACGTCCTACCCGCTCGTCGTCACCGACGACCTGGGGCGCACGGTCACGATTCCCGCCGAGCCCCAGCGCATCGTGGTGATGCTGCCCTCGGCCACCGAGACGCTCTGCGCCGTGGGAGCCTGCGACCGGATCGTGGCCACCGACGACTACTCCAACTGGCCCGCCGAGGTGGCGGACAAGCCCAAGGCCGGGGGGCTGTACAACCCCAACGTCGAGCTCATCGCCAGCTTCGAGCCCGACCTGGTGATCACCAGCAAGTACGGCAAGCTCACCGAGGCGCTCGACAAGCTGGGCCTCACCACCTACGCGGTCAACACTCAGACCTTCGAGGACATCTTCCGCACCGCCCGCAACCTGGGCGAGCTGGTGAACCGCGAGGCCGAGGCCGAGGCGCTCGTCGCCCGCATCAACCGCGAGGTTTACGCGCTGGAGTCGCAGGCGGCCAAGGCGGGGGACCGCCCCACGGTCTACTACGAGATCGACGCCACCCCCTACACCGTGGGCCCCGGTTCCTTCATCGGCACGCTCATCAAGAAGGCCCGCGGGGTCAACGTGATCCCCGCCGAGCTGGGCCTCTTCCCCAAGATCAGCCCCGAGCTGGTGGTGGAGAAGGATCCCGCGGTGATCGTGCTGGGCGACGCCCCCTACGGCGTGACCGCGACCAAGATCGCCGAGCGCCCGGGCTGGGCGGCCCTTCAGGCGGTCCGCAGCGGTCGCGTCTGCGAGCTGACCAAGGAGCAGACCGACGTGGTGCACCGTCCCGGTCCCCGGGTCGCCGAGGGGCTCCGGGTGCTCATCGACTGCTTCCACCCCGGTCTGCTGGGCGAGTAG
- a CDS encoding DUF2207 domain-containing protein codes for MVARLLPLLLAALFGLAQAREAVLDFQSELVLLPGGHLEVTEDLTVRIEHDRIRHGLYRDLLKRPVAAWGASSQAAVRYTIEGAWLDDEPVPWRVQTSAQGLRVYLGSPAALAPTGVHRYTLRYRAEYASLARSGRGELEWNVTGNDWSFPIQRTSVRLVLPAGLDPDAVEARVYYGPLGSQSRAPLRAEEGALVYRHAQTLPPGSGLTLYAAWPLAALPVARPPLDPLVAGLGLVLAAIVLFDAAAWFRSGRDPGGAPVIPRFRPPEGASAALAAYLTDRNVTPRSFAAALAELAARGFVEVSDGSEPRVARTSKPTDERLPPELRALLEALVPRRRPQITLDRANAETLRRARSKLGRSLARRTAPYLRPNPAAALAGAAVAMLAIAALAGYLAGDFGVAVFAGVAVLFYLIFAAAALHAAALAWERYRLVPGLNPLGELLRIAGNLFFVFGAPLLGGFFLGLYAGMATGLLAAGLALVGALGLYLIPAFTPEGAALWRHLLGLARYLGTTDAAELRRIEAPEDAPETLRELYPYAIALGLESVFARRLERYLSAHPEAAPRVLVWGTGQDAHPHADFAGYSTGVSRALQTAYARLHSASSGGSGGGFSGGGVGGGGGGGW; via the coding sequence GTGGTAGCGCGGCTCCTGCCCCTGCTGCTGGCGGCGCTCTTCGGCCTCGCACAGGCCCGCGAGGCGGTCCTCGACTTCCAATCCGAGCTCGTGCTCCTGCCCGGCGGCCACCTCGAGGTGACCGAAGACCTGACGGTGCGGATCGAGCACGACCGCATCCGCCACGGCCTCTACCGCGACCTGCTCAAGCGGCCGGTGGCGGCCTGGGGGGCGTCGTCCCAGGCCGCCGTGCGCTACACCATCGAAGGCGCGTGGCTCGACGACGAACCGGTCCCCTGGCGGGTCCAGACTTCGGCCCAGGGCCTGCGCGTCTACCTGGGCTCGCCCGCGGCCCTCGCCCCCACCGGGGTGCACCGTTACACCCTGCGCTACCGCGCCGAATACGCCAGCCTCGCCCGCTCCGGCCGCGGCGAGCTCGAGTGGAACGTGACCGGCAACGACTGGAGCTTCCCGATCCAGCGCACGAGCGTCCGCCTCGTCCTGCCCGCGGGCCTCGATCCCGACGCTGTGGAGGCGCGGGTCTACTACGGGCCGCTGGGTTCGCAGAGTCGGGCCCCCCTGCGCGCCGAAGAAGGGGCCCTCGTCTACCGCCACGCGCAGACGCTGCCGCCGGGCTCGGGGCTGACCCTCTACGCCGCCTGGCCGCTGGCGGCCCTGCCCGTCGCGCGGCCGCCCCTCGATCCGCTGGTGGCGGGACTGGGCCTCGTCCTGGCCGCAATCGTACTCTTCGACGCAGCGGCCTGGTTCCGTTCCGGGCGCGACCCCGGCGGCGCGCCGGTGATCCCCCGGTTCCGGCCGCCCGAGGGGGCGAGCGCGGCGCTGGCCGCCTACCTGACCGACCGCAACGTAACCCCCCGAAGCTTCGCCGCGGCCTTGGCCGAGCTGGCCGCGCGGGGCTTCGTCGAGGTCTCGGACGGTTCCGAGCCCCGCGTCGCCCGCACCTCCAAGCCGACCGACGAACGCCTGCCGCCCGAGCTGCGCGCCCTACTGGAAGCGCTGGTGCCCCGGCGGCGGCCGCAGATCACGCTGGACCGCGCGAACGCCGAGACACTGCGGCGGGCGCGGTCCAAGCTAGGGCGCAGCCTGGCCCGGCGAACGGCCCCCTACCTGCGCCCCAACCCCGCGGCGGCGCTCGCGGGCGCGGCCGTGGCCATGCTGGCGATCGCAGCGCTGGCGGGCTACCTCGCCGGCGACTTCGGCGTCGCGGTCTTCGCCGGGGTGGCCGTGCTCTTCTACCTGATCTTCGCTGCGGCGGCGCTGCACGCGGCGGCGCTGGCCTGGGAACGTTACCGGCTGGTGCCGGGGCTGAACCCGCTGGGCGAGTTGCTGCGTATCGCCGGAAACCTCTTCTTCGTCTTCGGCGCGCCGCTGCTGGGCGGCTTCTTCCTGGGCCTCTACGCGGGAATGGCCACCGGGCTGCTGGCCGCGGGGCTGGCGCTCGTCGGGGCCCTCGGCCTCTACCTGATCCCGGCGTTCACCCCCGAGGGTGCCGCCCTTTGGCGGCACCTGCTGGGGCTGGCGCGCTACCTGGGAACCACCGACGCGGCCGAGCTGCGCCGCATCGAAGCTCCCGAGGACGCCCCCGAGACCCTGCGCGAGCTCTACCCCTACGCCATCGCCCTGGGTCTGGAGAGCGTCTTCGCCCGGAGGCTCGAGCGCTACCTGAGCGCCCACCCCGAGGCGGCCCCCCGCGTCCTGGTCTGGGGCACCGGCCAGGACGCCCACCCCCACGCCGACTTCGCGGGCTACAGCACCGGCGTTTCCCGGGCGCTGCAAACGGCCTACGCACGCCTGCACAGCGCCTCGAGCGGCGGATCCGGCGGCGGCTTCTCCGGGGGCGGCGTCGGCGGCGGTGGCGGCGGTGGGTGGTAA
- a CDS encoding FecCD family ABC transporter permease, whose product MRALGWLLLLGTLALVVVLGVTVGAVPLGPDRVLAALADGLAGRAVDPIVWQIRLPRVLMAALVGAALGVSGAVYQGLFRNPLADPYLMGAASGAAFGATVALTLTGSLSSAYAHSVAERWPASVPLFAFAGAVGAVALAVVLAGGVARRYNLILAGVVVGSVLIGLTTYLMMLDADRVRAVFSYTLGNLAFSGWPDVQRLAAYLVVALLPLFFFGRALNALQLGDAVAHTLGLPLAWIKLGLILGATLATAAAVAQVGIVGFVGLIVPHTMRRFAGEDYRALVPASALGGAVLLVLADVLARMLVRPAELPVGVVTTLLGGPFFLYLLRRQRA is encoded by the coding sequence GTGCGCGCGCTCGGCTGGTTGCTCCTGCTCGGCACCCTCGCCCTGGTCGTGGTGCTGGGGGTGACGGTGGGGGCGGTGCCGCTGGGACCGGACCGGGTGCTGGCCGCGCTCGCCGACGGCCTGGCGGGCCGGGCGGTCGACCCCATCGTCTGGCAGATCCGGCTGCCGCGGGTGCTCATGGCGGCGCTGGTGGGGGCGGCGCTCGGCGTTTCCGGGGCCGTCTACCAGGGGTTGTTCCGCAACCCCCTGGCCGACCCCTACCTGATGGGGGCGGCTTCGGGGGCGGCCTTCGGGGCCACGGTGGCCCTCACCCTTACCGGCTCGCTCTCGAGCGCCTACGCCCACAGCGTCGCCGAGCGCTGGCCCGCGAGCGTGCCTCTCTTCGCCTTTGCAGGCGCGGTGGGCGCGGTGGCGCTGGCCGTCGTCCTCGCCGGCGGGGTGGCGCGGCGCTACAACCTGATCCTGGCGGGGGTGGTCGTCGGCAGCGTGCTGATCGGCCTCACCACCTACCTGATGATGCTCGACGCCGACCGGGTGCGCGCCGTCTTCAGCTACACGCTGGGCAACCTGGCCTTCAGCGGCTGGCCCGACGTGCAGCGGCTCGCGGCCTACCTGGTGGTCGCGCTCCTGCCCCTCTTCTTCTTCGGGCGTGCGCTCAACGCGCTGCAGCTGGGCGACGCGGTGGCCCACACCCTGGGGCTGCCGCTCGCCTGGATCAAGCTGGGGCTGATCCTGGGGGCGACGCTGGCCACCGCGGCCGCGGTGGCCCAGGTGGGCATCGTCGGCTTCGTGGGGTTGATCGTGCCCCACACGATGCGCCGCTTCGCGGGCGAGGACTACCGGGCGCTCGTGCCCGCGAGCGCGCTCGGCGGGGCGGTGCTGCTGGTGCTGGCCGACGTGCTGGCGCGGATGCTGGTGCGGCCGGCCGAGCTGCCGGTGGGCGTGGTGACGACGCTGCTGGGCGGCCCCTTCTTCCTCTACCTGCTCCGGAGGCAGCGTGCTTGA
- a CDS encoding cobyrinate a,c-diamide synthase, whose amino-acid sequence MKLPRLVVAAPSSGSGKTTVAAVLLAAWRARGRAVQPFKAGPDYIDPTHLARAAGRTPRNLDGWFLDRPELLEVFRRGVKGAAGALVEGVMGLFDGRDALGREGSTAQVARWLDAPVVLVVDARAMAGSIAALVRGFRDHDPRLRLAGVVANRVGSKRHAQILAEALESVGVPFLGYLPRSPELELPERHLGLVLAGERTLDPGAWVRAAATLEVEALWRLARSTPPLDAPAHRLPLGREPLRARIAVARDAAFNFYYPEALELLEQLGAELVPFSPLADDALPADAGAVWIGGGYPELYARELAANRGMLEALRRFEGPVYAECGGLMYLSEALTTPEGRFAMAGLVPGAARMQERPTLGYRHVEALADGPVARRGWRAKGHAFHYSTRPAVEPAAWRRVDGAEREGYLDGRVHASYTHLYFPAAPELARRFVAAAARGGVR is encoded by the coding sequence GTGAAGCTGCCGCGTCTGGTCGTCGCCGCGCCGTCGTCGGGATCGGGAAAGACGACGGTGGCCGCGGTCTTGCTGGCCGCCTGGCGGGCGCGGGGAAGGGCGGTGCAGCCCTTCAAGGCCGGGCCCGACTACATCGACCCTACCCACCTGGCCCGCGCCGCGGGGCGGACGCCGCGCAACCTCGACGGCTGGTTCCTCGACCGTCCCGAGCTGCTCGAGGTCTTCCGGCGCGGGGTAAAGGGCGCTGCGGGTGCGCTGGTGGAAGGGGTGATGGGCCTCTTCGACGGTCGTGACGCCCTGGGGCGCGAAGGCTCGACCGCCCAGGTGGCCCGCTGGCTGGACGCTCCGGTGGTGCTGGTGGTGGACGCGCGCGCCATGGCCGGTTCCATCGCTGCGCTGGTGCGGGGGTTTCGCGACCACGATCCGCGCCTGCGGCTGGCGGGGGTGGTGGCCAACCGGGTGGGCTCGAAGCGGCACGCGCAGATTCTGGCCGAGGCGCTCGAGTCCGTGGGGGTGCCCTTCTTGGGCTACCTGCCCCGGAGCCCCGAACTCGAGCTGCCGGAGCGGCACCTGGGCCTGGTGCTGGCCGGGGAGCGCACGCTCGACCCCGGAGCCTGGGTCCGGGCGGCGGCCACGCTCGAGGTGGAGGCGTTGTGGCGGCTCGCCCGCTCGACGCCGCCGCTCGACGCACCGGCCCATCGCCTGCCCCTGGGTCGCGAGCCGCTGCGGGCGCGGATCGCCGTGGCCCGCGACGCCGCCTTCAACTTTTACTACCCCGAAGCGCTCGAGCTGCTCGAGCAGCTGGGCGCGGAGCTCGTTCCCTTCAGCCCGCTCGCAGACGACGCTTTGCCCGCAGACGCAGGCGCGGTCTGGATCGGCGGCGGCTACCCCGAGCTCTACGCGCGCGAGCTGGCCGCGAACCGGGGGATGCTGGAGGCGCTGCGCCGCTTCGAGGGGCCGGTCTACGCCGAGTGCGGCGGCCTGATGTACCTCTCGGAGGCGCTCACGACGCCCGAGGGCCGCTTTGCGATGGCCGGCCTCGTCCCCGGAGCGGCGCGCATGCAGGAGCGGCCCACCCTGGGCTACCGCCACGTCGAGGCGCTGGCCGACGGTCCGGTGGCCCGGCGCGGCTGGCGCGCCAAAGGGCACGCCTTCCACTACTCCACCCGGCCCGCGGTGGAGCCCGCGGCCTGGCGGCGGGTGGACGGCGCGGAGCGCGAGGGCTACCTCGACGGCCGGGTGCACGCCAGCTACACCCACCTCTACTTCCCGGCGGCCCCGGAGCTGGCGCGGCGCTTCGTCGCGGCGGCCGCGCGCGGGGGTGTGAGGTGA
- a CDS encoding LemA family protein yields MNSLSLTLWAAVVLLALWLAWTYNRLVSARNAVKEGWSGIDVQLKRRHDLVPLLVDAVGAYARHERGLLERVARLRSRSVPDLEEEAELSRGLEQLLAVAEAYPDLKASANFLSLQRQLVEVEEALQLARRYYNGAVRVYNTLLESFPTLLVARRFGFTPARYFELPLATEARPPEVKW; encoded by the coding sequence GTGAACTCCTTATCGCTGACGCTCTGGGCGGCCGTCGTGCTGCTCGCGCTGTGGCTCGCCTGGACTTACAACCGGCTCGTCTCCGCGCGCAACGCGGTGAAGGAGGGCTGGTCGGGGATCGACGTGCAGCTCAAGCGCCGGCACGACCTGGTGCCCTTGCTCGTCGACGCGGTGGGGGCCTACGCCCGGCACGAGCGGGGGCTGCTCGAGCGGGTGGCACGGCTGCGCAGCCGCAGCGTACCCGACCTGGAGGAAGAGGCCGAGCTGAGTCGCGGGCTGGAGCAGCTGCTGGCGGTGGCCGAGGCCTACCCCGACCTGAAGGCGAGCGCCAACTTCCTGAGCCTGCAGCGGCAGCTCGTCGAGGTAGAGGAAGCGTTGCAGCTGGCGCGGCGCTACTACAACGGGGCGGTGCGGGTCTACAACACCCTGCTCGAGTCGTTTCCCACCCTCCTCGTCGCCCGCCGCTTCGGCTTCACCCCGGCGCGCTACTTCGAACTGCCGCTGGCCACCGAGGCCCGGCCGCCGGAGGTGAAGTGGTAG
- a CDS encoding ABC transporter ATP-binding protein — translation MLEARELHFGYPQGPRVLAGVELRLEPGTWLAVLGPNGSGKTTLLALLLGLLRPSAGEVRLDGRPLQAWSAAARGRRIAYLPQNGPYPPGLTAGEVVRLGRLPHLGLWSREGPDDEAAVAWAMQVTETVALADRPMAALSGGERQRVLLARALAQRPRYLLLDEPTNHLDLHHQAALLRLLGRLAAEGIGVASVFHDPNHALAAGRAVLLEGGRVADAGTPEQVVTGAAFRRVYAGDVRVLRGEGRVAVLPRWAEAER, via the coding sequence GTGCTTGAGGCGCGGGAGCTGCACTTCGGCTACCCGCAGGGTCCGCGGGTGCTGGCGGGGGTGGAGCTGCGGCTCGAGCCGGGAACCTGGCTCGCGGTGCTGGGGCCCAACGGGTCGGGCAAGACGACGCTCCTCGCCCTGCTGCTGGGCCTGCTGCGCCCCAGCGCGGGCGAGGTGCGGCTGGACGGGCGCCCGCTGCAGGCCTGGAGCGCGGCCGCGCGCGGCCGCCGGATCGCCTACCTTCCCCAGAACGGCCCCTACCCGCCGGGCCTGACCGCCGGCGAGGTGGTGCGCCTGGGCCGCCTGCCCCACCTGGGCTTGTGGAGCCGCGAGGGTCCGGACGACGAGGCCGCGGTGGCCTGGGCCATGCAGGTCACCGAGACGGTTGCGCTCGCGGACCGGCCCATGGCCGCGCTGTCCGGAGGGGAGCGCCAGCGGGTCCTGCTCGCCCGGGCGTTGGCGCAGCGGCCCCGCTACCTGCTCCTCGACGAGCCCACCAACCACCTGGACCTGCACCACCAGGCGGCCCTGCTCAGGCTGCTGGGGCGGCTCGCGGCCGAGGGCATCGGGGTCGCGAGCGTCTTTCACGACCCCAACCACGCGCTGGCGGCGGGCCGGGCGGTGCTCCTCGAAGGGGGAAGGGTGGCCGACGCCGGGACCCCGGAGCAGGTGGTCACGGGGGCGGCCTTCCGCCGGGTCTACGCGGGGGACGTTCGCGTCCTGCGCGGCGAGGGCCGGGTCGCGGTGCTCCCCCGCTGGGCGGAGGCGGAGCGGTGA
- a CDS encoding DUF4832 domain-containing protein yields the protein MPRTIPALTLALALSFFAGCTSGQAPGGGSWTTLAPAPLPLTQNLLNPGRGFFTTGIDLLHPDEDAYAAVRAQGYTLAYPYETWLPADRELTEAELAALQRGFDLVRRHGFKLILRFRYSEAGDAEWSRITRHLEQLLPLIQANADVIAVLQAGFLGRWGEWHCWQASGPCHDGAAEKKYVLDALLGALADAGYDDLPVAVRYPADKARYLGDVSFTGDDDVPPPPEPVGGFAESAGLRGRIAHLNDCFLSSANDVGTYPDVPPERVAQWRAFTYAENAYLVFGGETCEAEDRDDPARARGARALAELERAHLDYLNADYHPGMLDRWRQDGIYGEIAARMGYRLVVEEAAWTKAPAGKAWAFRLNLRNDGFSRLKRRYNVVLVLRRGDRTVERPLGFDLRTLAAGATETFVQEGIAGLEAGRWRFGVAVRDPAPRLATRPEYAIRLANDLDYDGVNWLGTLEVAAP from the coding sequence GTGCCCAGGACGATTCCCGCCCTCACCCTCGCACTGGCGCTGAGCTTCTTCGCCGGATGCACCTCCGGACAGGCGCCGGGCGGCGGGAGCTGGACGACCCTCGCGCCCGCGCCGCTGCCGCTTACGCAGAACCTGCTCAACCCCGGCCGGGGTTTCTTCACCACCGGCATCGACCTGCTCCACCCCGACGAAGACGCGTACGCCGCGGTGCGCGCGCAGGGCTACACCCTGGCCTACCCCTACGAGACCTGGCTGCCGGCGGACCGCGAGCTGACGGAGGCCGAGCTCGCGGCCCTGCAACGTGGCTTCGACCTGGTGCGGCGGCACGGCTTCAAGCTAATCCTGCGTTTCCGCTACAGCGAAGCGGGCGACGCCGAGTGGAGCCGGATCACCCGCCACCTCGAGCAGCTGCTGCCCCTCATCCAGGCCAACGCCGACGTGATCGCGGTGCTGCAGGCGGGCTTTTTGGGCCGCTGGGGCGAGTGGCACTGCTGGCAGGCCAGCGGCCCCTGCCACGACGGCGCGGCCGAAAAGAAGTACGTCCTGGACGCCCTCTTGGGCGCTCTAGCGGACGCGGGCTACGACGATCTGCCGGTGGCCGTCCGCTACCCCGCGGACAAGGCGCGCTACCTGGGGGACGTGAGCTTCACGGGCGACGACGACGTGCCGCCCCCGCCCGAACCCGTAGGGGGCTTCGCGGAGAGCGCGGGGCTGCGGGGACGCATCGCCCACCTGAACGACTGCTTCCTTTCGAGCGCCAACGACGTGGGCACCTACCCCGACGTGCCCCCCGAACGCGTCGCCCAGTGGCGCGCCTTCACCTACGCCGAGAACGCCTACCTGGTCTTCGGCGGCGAGACCTGCGAGGCCGAAGACCGCGACGACCCCGCCCGCGCCCGAGGCGCGCGGGCGCTGGCCGAGCTGGAGCGCGCCCACCTGGACTACCTGAACGCGGACTACCACCCGGGCATGCTGGACCGCTGGCGCCAGGACGGGATTTACGGCGAGATCGCCGCGCGCATGGGCTACCGGCTGGTGGTGGAGGAAGCCGCCTGGACCAAGGCGCCCGCGGGCAAGGCCTGGGCCTTCCGGCTCAATCTGCGCAACGACGGCTTTTCACGGCTCAAGCGGCGCTACAACGTGGTGCTCGTGCTGCGACGAGGTGACCGGACCGTGGAGCGGCCGCTCGGCTTCGACCTGCGCACACTCGCGGCGGGTGCTACGGAAACCTTCGTCCAAGAGGGGATCGCTGGCCTCGAAGCCGGGCGCTGGCGCTTTGGCGTAGCCGTACGTGACCCCGCGCCGCGGCTGGCGACGCGCCCCGAGTACGCGATTCGTCTCGCCAACGACCTCGACTACGACGGCGTCAACTGGCTCGGCACCCTCGAGGTCGCCGCACCGTAG
- a CDS encoding DUF2207 family protein, whose protein sequence is MRPTASLPAAIAALAAALFIPTGVQAARPAPAPAGPGLIVGLLAGALLLTLVLIAARVRQTGRTAGVVIPRFEPPAGVSAALAAYLTDRSVTSRVFTAAVAELAALGFVSVVGGPKPRIDRAPRPPEERPPLELRALLEALLPRRRPQIELGREHAAVLLLARSELERNLARRAAPYLRSKPAAAMVGTALAPLAIAAAAGLAYARLDAALLVGVFSYAYVFLAASALRAAALAWERYRLVPGQNPLRELLRAAGNLVLVFGVPLLGGLYLSLAAGAAAGALAAVLALVTVWAGERTSAFTPKGAEAWRHLLGLARYLGTTDERELRRLGAPEDAPETLRRLYPYAIALGVESAFAKRLDRYLDRFPENARTALLWDTGPESYPRIPGRHTYSLGVSRSLQNAYEQAGAYTPRIQPDDRR, encoded by the coding sequence ATGAGACCTACCGCGTCCCTCCCGGCCGCGATCGCCGCGCTGGCGGCGGCGCTCTTCATCCCCACGGGGGTGCAGGCAGCCCGCCCGGCTCCTGCGCCGGCGGGCCCCGGCCTGATCGTGGGCCTGCTGGCCGGAGCTCTGCTGCTCACCCTCGTCCTCATTGCGGCCCGCGTCCGACAGACGGGCCGAACCGCCGGGGTGGTGATACCCCGCTTCGAGCCGCCCGCTGGTGTGAGCGCGGCGCTGGCCGCCTACCTGACCGACCGCAGCGTGACCTCCCGGGTCTTCACCGCGGCGGTGGCCGAGCTGGCGGCGCTCGGGTTCGTGAGCGTGGTGGGCGGGCCCAAACCGCGCATCGACCGCGCACCGCGGCCGCCCGAGGAGCGCCCGCCGCTCGAGCTGCGCGCCCTGCTGGAAGCGCTGCTGCCGCGGCGCCGCCCTCAGATCGAGCTGGGGCGCGAGCACGCCGCGGTCCTGCTGCTGGCCCGCTCCGAGCTGGAGCGCAACCTGGCCCGGCGGGCGGCCCCCTACCTGCGCTCCAAGCCCGCCGCAGCAATGGTGGGCACGGCCCTGGCGCCGCTGGCGATCGCCGCGGCCGCAGGGCTGGCCTACGCCCGCCTCGACGCCGCCCTGTTGGTCGGGGTCTTCAGCTACGCCTACGTTTTTCTCGCCGCCTCGGCGCTGCGCGCTGCGGCGCTGGCCTGGGAACGCTACCGGCTGGTGCCGGGGCAAAACCCCCTGCGCGAGCTGCTGCGGGCGGCCGGGAACCTGGTCTTGGTCTTCGGCGTGCCGCTGCTGGGCGGGCTCTACCTGAGCCTCGCGGCGGGCGCCGCCGCCGGCGCCCTGGCGGCGGTCCTGGCGCTGGTGACCGTATGGGCCGGCGAGCGGACGTCCGCCTTCACCCCCAAAGGGGCCGAGGCCTGGCGCCACCTCCTGGGTCTGGCCCGCTACCTGGGCACGACCGACGAGCGGGAGCTCCGCCGGCTCGGCGCCCCGGAAGACGCCCCCGAGACCCTGCGCCGGCTCTACCCCTACGCCATCGCCCTGGGCGTGGAAAGCGCCTTCGCCAAGCGCCTGGACCGTTACCTCGACCGCTTCCCCGAAAACGCCCGGACGGCGCTCCTCTGGGACACCGGCCCCGAAAGCTACCCGCGCATACCGGGGCGGCACACCTACAGCCTCGGCGTCTCCCGCTCGCTGCAAAACGCCTACGAGCAGGCGGGAGCCTACACCCCCAGGATCCAACCCGACGACCGTCGCTAG
- the cobO gene encoding cob(I)yrinic acid a,c-diamide adenosyltransferase has translation MKRERPEGERRGLVLVYTGDGKGKTTAALGLVLRSLGRGFRPRIFQFMKHERAAFGEHRALEKLGVPIEGLGDGFSWRSRDLEKSAELARAGWRQAAAAIASGDWDLVVLDEVTYPLNFGWVPVAEVLDALRARPRHVHVVLTGRDAPRALVAFADTVTEMKKVRHAYDAGVPAAKGMEH, from the coding sequence ATGAAGAGGGAACGACCTGAGGGCGAGCGCCGCGGGCTGGTGCTCGTCTACACCGGCGACGGCAAGGGCAAGACGACCGCGGCCCTGGGTCTGGTGCTGCGCTCGCTGGGCCGCGGCTTCCGGCCGCGCATCTTCCAGTTCATGAAGCACGAGCGGGCGGCCTTTGGCGAGCACCGGGCGCTCGAAAAGCTGGGCGTGCCCATCGAGGGGCTCGGCGACGGCTTCAGCTGGCGCTCGCGCGACCTGGAGAAGTCCGCGGAGCTGGCGCGGGCGGGCTGGCGGCAGGCGGCCGCGGCCATCGCCTCGGGGGACTGGGACCTGGTCGTCCTCGACGAGGTGACCTACCCCCTCAACTTTGGCTGGGTTCCGGTCGCGGAGGTCCTCGACGCGCTGCGCGCGCGGCCCCGCCACGTGCACGTGGTGCTCACCGGCCGCGACGCCCCCCGGGCGCTGGTCGCCTTCGCCGATACCGTGACGGAGATGAAGAAGGTCAGGCACGCCTACGACGCCGGGGTCCCGGCGGCGAAGGGCATGGAGCATTAG
- a CDS encoding alpha/beta fold hydrolase — MDPRVEALREFRRRRRPRSLEQGGRVWRYYALGEGPRTLLFLHGMAGSGDIWFQQLEAYARRWRVVAPSYPATGSLGALADGVWAVLDALGATRAVVVGSSLGGLLAQYLVAVRPERVERAVFANTFPPGHPEILKGRRLAALARWLPERLVLGMMLRNTRRKLVPAAGGDALLAYYLEEQYTRRMRKADVLARSRAVFEVFDPPEPRLPHAVFEAANDPLIPPRARADLKARYPRAFVRDLGAVGHFPYLSHPERFNAALDAFLES, encoded by the coding sequence ATGGATCCGCGCGTCGAGGCCCTGCGGGAGTTCCGGCGTCGCCGGAGGCCGCGCTCGCTGGAGCAGGGCGGCCGGGTCTGGCGCTACTACGCGCTGGGTGAGGGGCCGCGCACGCTCCTCTTCTTGCACGGCATGGCCGGCTCCGGCGACATCTGGTTCCAGCAGCTCGAAGCCTACGCGCGGCGCTGGCGGGTGGTGGCCCCCAGCTACCCGGCGACCGGGTCGCTGGGGGCCCTGGCGGACGGCGTCTGGGCGGTGCTCGACGCGTTGGGCGCCACGCGCGCGGTGGTGGTCGGCAGTTCGCTCGGCGGCCTGCTGGCGCAGTACCTGGTCGCTGTCCGGCCCGAGCGGGTGGAGCGGGCCGTCTTTGCCAACACCTTTCCGCCGGGCCACCCCGAGATCCTGAAAGGTCGCCGCCTGGCGGCGCTGGCCCGCTGGCTGCCCGAGCGGCTGGTGCTGGGGATGATGCTGCGCAACACCCGCCGGAAGCTGGTGCCGGCCGCCGGGGGCGACGCGCTGCTCGCCTACTACCTCGAGGAACAGTACACCCGCCGGATGCGCAAGGCCGACGTCCTCGCCCGTTCGCGGGCGGTCTTCGAGGTCTTCGACCCGCCCGAACCGCGCCTGCCCCACGCCGTCTTCGAGGCCGCCAACGACCCGCTCATCCCGCCGCGGGCTCGCGCCGACCTGAAGGCCCGCTACCCACGGGCCTTCGTGCGCGACCTCGGGGCGGTGGGCCACTTCCCCTACCTGAGCCACCCCGAGCGCTTCAACGCCGCGCTCGACGCGTTCTTGGAGTCGTGA